From a region of the Halanaerobium hydrogeniformans genome:
- a CDS encoding LacI family DNA-binding transcriptional regulator → MQITLKDIARMAGVAESTVSRALNDKKGVGKETKLKILKIAKEHNYRPNQLARGLAAKKTNMIAVVLSEMDSPGNIEIVKYLEKAAENVNYQIILCNTNNQQEKEKTYLSLLESNQVDGAIFIGGKLVGSHLLRASFSNENSIVLVNRLAEENFFTTVLTDYSNGIYQAAKHLLKEGYQKIALVSGPKDNLVEEEKTNGYLQALEESGLKIKEDLIYSTDSSREAGYNAFLKIIESEVIPDAFISTKELTTIGLVEAIKMGGYFIPDDFAVIGYGDSILTSIIEPPLTVLSEPLEELAKKSFNFLLKLINDDLDSKKIEVLNPSLIIRDSSLAKYN, encoded by the coding sequence ATGCAGATAACTTTAAAAGATATTGCCAGAATGGCTGGAGTTGCAGAGTCTACTGTTTCCAGAGCTTTAAATGACAAAAAAGGAGTGGGCAAAGAGACTAAACTTAAGATATTGAAAATTGCTAAAGAACATAATTATCGACCAAATCAGCTGGCTAGAGGTTTGGCTGCTAAAAAAACAAATATGATTGCTGTGGTTCTTTCTGAAATGGATAGTCCTGGCAATATAGAGATAGTTAAATATCTCGAAAAAGCTGCAGAAAATGTTAATTATCAAATAATACTCTGTAATACAAATAATCAGCAGGAAAAAGAAAAAACATATTTAAGTCTTTTGGAGTCAAACCAGGTTGATGGTGCAATTTTTATTGGAGGTAAATTAGTTGGCAGCCATCTTTTGAGGGCTAGTTTCAGCAATGAGAATTCTATAGTTTTAGTTAATCGCCTGGCTGAAGAAAACTTTTTTACTACTGTTTTAACTGATTACAGTAATGGGATTTATCAGGCAGCTAAGCATCTTCTAAAAGAAGGTTACCAAAAAATAGCTTTGGTGAGTGGGCCAAAAGATAATCTAGTTGAAGAAGAAAAAACAAATGGGTATTTGCAGGCTTTAGAAGAATCAGGGTTAAAAATAAAAGAAGATTTAATATATTCAACTGACTCAAGTAGAGAAGCAGGATATAATGCTTTTTTGAAAATTATTGAGTCTGAAGTTATTCCTGATGCATTTATCTCAACTAAAGAATTAACCACAATTGGCCTTGTTGAGGCAATAAAAATGGGAGGATACTTTATTCCTGATGATTTTGCGGTTATTGGTTATGGAGATAGTATTTTAACATCTATTATTGAACCTCCATTAACAGTTTTAAGTGAACCACTAGAAGAGCTTGCAAAAAAATCTTTTAATTTTTTATTAAAATTGATCAATGATGATTTGGATAGCAAAAAAATTGAGGTTTTAAATCCCAGCTTAATTATTAGAGATTCATCACTAGCAAAATATAATTAA
- the pgmB gene encoding beta-phosphoglucomutase, translating into MSKDIKAFIFDLDGVITDTAEYHYKSWQKLADEEGLYFNREINEQLRGVSRMDSLEIILDGKELPEDVKKEMTDRKNNYYQKYLKKISKDDILDDMESKIIDLKEQGFKIAVASSSRNARKVLKNLKISDLFDTISDGNSVENAKPAPDLFLHTAEKLGVKAEECVVLEDAESGVEAALAANMIAIGVGPDDRVGKAHLVFSTVKEIDFEEILEKI; encoded by the coding sequence ATGTCAAAAGATATCAAAGCTTTTATTTTTGATCTTGATGGGGTTATCACAGACACAGCTGAATATCACTATAAAAGTTGGCAGAAACTTGCTGATGAAGAAGGATTGTATTTTAATCGCGAAATTAATGAACAGCTGCGGGGTGTTTCAAGAATGGATTCTTTAGAAATAATTCTTGATGGCAAGGAATTACCCGAAGATGTAAAAAAAGAGATGACTGATCGAAAAAACAATTATTATCAGAAGTATTTAAAGAAGATATCTAAAGATGATATTCTTGATGATATGGAGAGCAAAATAATTGATCTTAAAGAACAGGGATTCAAAATAGCTGTAGCTTCTTCAAGTCGAAATGCAAGAAAAGTATTAAAGAACCTGAAAATTTCAGATTTATTTGATACAATTTCAGATGGCAATAGTGTTGAAAATGCTAAACCTGCTCCAGATTTATTTTTGCATACAGCAGAAAAACTCGGTGTGAAAGCTGAGGAATGTGTTGTTTTAGAAGACGCTGAATCTGGTGTAGAAGCTGCTTTAGCTGCAAATATGATAGCTATTGGAGTTGGACCTGATGATAGAGTAGGTAAAGCACATCTAGTTTTTTCTACTGTAAAGGAAATTGATTTTGAAGAAATATTAGAGAAAATATAA
- a CDS encoding heme ABC transporter ATP-binding protein: MIKTEKLKFSYDKKNILKGIDLDFYKGDFIGIIGPNGSGKSTLLKNLSRSLKADSGSVYLDNKVLAEYSSVKLAKKLAVVPQDSQVNFNFNVYDIIMMGRHPYQKRWSRTSNEDKEIVREVMQVTDTLKLKEKNINALSGGERQRVIIARALAQKPEVLLLDEPTSSLDINYQGEIYDLLKYLNKNLKLTIITVSHDLNLTAQYCEKLLLIKDGIIFASGSAEEVLTKSNIKEVYNTEVLIKKNPLSNRPFITLIPAASLQENKNNKDFKIHIIAGGGTTKNFLSDLLSLGYQITLGVLNIGDADWQLARELGLEMAEADPFENITEEEVRENKEMISKADLIILTNLPFGNGNLANLKVLEEFPNKKKILFNNIEIEKRDYTKGKAKFIWNKLLETENIYLLEKKENLFSEIKRLEKSEMGREL, translated from the coding sequence ATGATTAAAACTGAGAAACTAAAATTTAGTTATGATAAAAAAAACATATTAAAAGGAATAGATCTTGATTTTTATAAGGGAGATTTTATTGGGATAATTGGACCGAACGGTTCAGGCAAATCAACTCTTTTAAAAAATCTAAGCCGAAGTTTAAAAGCAGATAGTGGTAGTGTTTATCTAGATAATAAAGTACTAGCAGAATATTCTTCAGTAAAACTTGCTAAAAAATTAGCTGTTGTACCTCAAGATAGCCAGGTTAACTTTAATTTTAATGTTTATGATATTATTATGATGGGTAGGCATCCATACCAAAAAAGGTGGTCCCGAACAAGTAATGAAGATAAAGAAATAGTTCGTGAAGTTATGCAGGTGACTGATACATTAAAACTTAAAGAAAAAAATATTAATGCACTTTCAGGTGGTGAAAGACAAAGGGTTATTATTGCCAGAGCCCTTGCTCAGAAGCCAGAGGTTTTGCTTTTAGATGAACCTACATCCAGTTTAGATATTAATTATCAGGGAGAAATTTATGATCTTTTAAAATATTTAAATAAAAATCTCAAATTAACCATTATTACTGTTTCTCATGATTTGAATTTAACTGCTCAATATTGTGAAAAATTACTATTGATTAAAGATGGCATAATATTTGCCTCAGGTTCAGCAGAAGAGGTTTTAACAAAAAGCAATATTAAAGAAGTTTATAATACGGAAGTACTAATCAAAAAAAATCCGCTTTCAAATCGTCCTTTTATTACCCTGATTCCTGCAGCTAGTTTACAGGAAAATAAAAATAATAAAGATTTTAAAATCCATATTATTGCAGGTGGAGGAACAACTAAGAATTTTTTGTCTGATTTACTTAGTTTAGGTTATCAAATAACTCTCGGGGTTCTAAATATTGGAGATGCAGACTGGCAGCTTGCCAGAGAACTTGGTCTGGAGATGGCTGAGGCTGATCCTTTTGAAAATATTACTGAAGAAGAAGTTAGAGAAAATAAAGAGATGATTTCTAAAGCTGATTTAATAATTTTAACTAACTTGCCTTTTGGAAATGGTAATTTAGCAAATCTTAAAGTATTAGAAGAATTTCCAAACAAGAAGAAAATTTTATTTAATAATATTGAAATAGAAAAAAGAGATTATACTAAAGGGAAAGCTAAATTTATCTGGAATAAATTATTAGAAACAGAAAATATTTATTTGCTTGAGAAAAAAGAAAATTTATTTTCAGAAATTAAAAGGCTTGAGAAGTCAGAGATGGGGCGTGAATTATGA
- a CDS encoding FecCD family ABC transporter permease, with protein sequence MDKKYKISLIYIVTILIVLALGIISLLLGSSYIPPADVFAFLSGTQEISRTSTIILSEIRLPRIILSFIVGAGLAAAGTVFQGVIRNPMVDPYIIGISAGAGTGVMLALLLGIEIVFWNFSSIPAFAFLGALLTVILVYNLAKVGNKLPVLTFLLAGVAVSFILNSVMSFLMVIRTENLQQIVYWLMGSLAGSDWAAIKMILPYFIIGMIIIIYYLKDLNIILLGEESAGHLGVNVEKVKIILLGAASLITASVVSVSGSIGFIGLVVPHIARMIIGPDHRKLMPLAILLGGAFLLITDSLARTIMAPLELPVGIITALVGGPYFIYLLRRKTKDIW encoded by the coding sequence ATGGATAAAAAATATAAGATATCATTAATATATATAGTTACAATATTAATAGTTTTAGCATTAGGAATAATTTCTTTACTTCTTGGCTCGAGTTATATCCCACCTGCTGATGTTTTTGCTTTTCTTTCTGGGACTCAAGAAATTTCAAGGACAAGCACCATAATATTATCAGAGATTAGACTGCCAAGAATTATTTTATCATTTATTGTAGGGGCAGGTTTAGCTGCTGCAGGTACAGTTTTTCAGGGTGTGATTAGAAATCCAATGGTTGATCCATATATAATTGGTATTTCTGCTGGAGCAGGTACTGGAGTAATGCTTGCTTTGCTTTTGGGAATAGAAATAGTCTTTTGGAATTTTAGCTCGATTCCAGCTTTTGCTTTTCTAGGAGCATTATTAACTGTGATTTTAGTTTATAATTTAGCAAAGGTAGGTAATAAATTACCTGTTTTAACTTTTTTGCTTGCTGGAGTTGCAGTCAGTTTTATTTTGAATTCTGTTATGTCATTTTTAATGGTTATTAGAACTGAAAATCTTCAACAAATCGTTTACTGGTTAATGGGAAGCCTTGCAGGTAGTGATTGGGCTGCAATTAAGATGATTTTACCTTATTTTATAATTGGTATGATAATTATTATTTATTATCTAAAAGATTTAAATATAATTCTCCTGGGAGAAGAAAGTGCTGGCCATTTAGGAGTTAATGTAGAAAAAGTTAAAATTATTTTGCTTGGTGCTGCCTCATTAATAACAGCTTCTGTTGTATCTGTAAGTGGTAGTATTGGTTTTATTGGTTTAGTTGTTCCACATATTGCAAGGATGATTATTGGGCCTGACCATAGGAAGTTAATGCCTTTAGCAATTTTATTAGGAGGAGCTTTTTTACTGATTACAGATAGTTTAGCAAGAACAATAATGGCTCCACTTGAACTACCAGTTGGAATTATAACAGCTCTGGTAGGTGGACCATATTTTATTTATTTATTACGCAGAAAAACAAAGGATATTTGGTGA
- a CDS encoding DUF1015 domain-containing protein yields the protein MADVFPFRGYRYNPEKVDDLNNVVTQPYDKINAELQAEYYEKSPYNIVRLILGKEENRYQSAAEKLDNWLNNNVLIRDEEAGFYLYTQEYVVEGKKFVRRGFIGLGKLESGEGVKAHENTMEGPKADRLNLIRATEANFGHIFMLYADEKNEINNLFTEIMQNEPLIEVSDEDHNLHKVWHITDPKIVDQVSSKMKDKNLYIADGHHRYQTALNFQYECKEKGWKADGVESFNNRLMTFINMDDPGLKVLPTHRLLYGIENFNLESFLERAAEDFGIYDFNNKEELYDFLDDNKEKTVFGFKAAEEGTYRGFEFKNEDILEEIQGDFSKEYAELDVSILHKLILEKYLGIDEKALAAKTNLDYIRYRDQALKALAEKDYQAAFILNSTSVKEVKEIADLGEKMPQKSTDFYPKLLTGLVINKLSIKK from the coding sequence ATGGCAGATGTTTTTCCATTTAGAGGTTACCGTTATAATCCGGAAAAAGTTGATGATCTAAATAATGTTGTAACTCAGCCTTATGATAAAATTAATGCTGAGCTGCAGGCAGAATATTATGAGAAAAGTCCCTATAATATTGTAAGGTTAATTTTAGGTAAAGAAGAAAATCGCTATCAAAGTGCAGCAGAAAAATTGGATAATTGGTTAAATAACAATGTCTTAATTCGTGATGAAGAAGCAGGATTCTATCTTTATACACAGGAATATGTTGTTGAGGGTAAAAAGTTTGTTAGACGTGGTTTTATAGGTTTAGGGAAATTAGAATCTGGTGAAGGTGTTAAAGCTCATGAAAACACCATGGAAGGCCCTAAGGCTGATAGATTAAATCTAATAAGGGCCACTGAGGCTAACTTTGGTCATATATTTATGTTATATGCAGATGAAAAAAATGAAATAAATAATCTTTTTACTGAAATAATGCAAAATGAACCTTTAATAGAGGTCAGTGATGAAGATCATAACTTACATAAAGTTTGGCATATAACAGATCCTAAAATAGTAGATCAAGTTAGTTCTAAAATGAAAGATAAAAATCTTTATATTGCTGATGGACATCACCGCTATCAAACTGCTTTAAATTTTCAGTATGAATGTAAAGAAAAGGGTTGGAAAGCAGATGGAGTTGAAAGTTTTAATAATCGTTTAATGACCTTTATTAATATGGATGATCCAGGTTTAAAAGTCTTACCTACTCATAGATTATTATATGGAATTGAAAATTTTAATTTGGAATCTTTTTTAGAACGAGCAGCCGAGGATTTTGGAATTTACGATTTTAACAATAAAGAAGAATTATATGATTTCTTAGATGACAATAAAGAAAAAACTGTTTTTGGATTTAAAGCAGCTGAGGAAGGAACTTATAGAGGTTTTGAGTTTAAAAACGAGGACATTTTAGAAGAAATCCAGGGTGATTTTTCAAAAGAATATGCTGAGTTAGATGTTAGTATACTGCATAAATTAATTCTGGAAAAATACTTAGGTATTGATGAAAAAGCTTTAGCTGCTAAGACTAATCTTGATTATATTAGATATAGAGATCAAGCTTTAAAAGCATTAGCAGAAAAAGATTATCAAGCAGCTTTTATCTTAAACTCTACTTCTGTAAAAGAAGTTAAAGAGATTGCAGATTTAGGAGAAAAAATGCCCCAGAAATCAACTGATTTTTATCCTAAATTATTGACTGGACTTGTGATTAATAAACTATCGATCAAAAAGTAA
- the serA gene encoding phosphoglycerate dehydrogenase has translation MYKVLVSDNISQKGIDILEEAGMEVDFKPEQSRNDFLENIAEYDGIIVRSMTQLDKEALSKAKSLKVIGRAGTGYDNIDLDEATKKGIFVFNTPTGNTISAVEHTLGLMLALARNIPQANQALHNDIWDRKKYQGVEIKGKTLGIIGLGRIGSRVAKRAQSFGMNVIANDPYLAPEKAENINVPLKSFEEVIKQSDYISLHTPLTDETYHILSHKEFAMMNPSTRVINCARGQNIDTEALAQAIKNNKIAGAAIDVHEEEPVKASNNPLLKYPDQVIMTCHLGGTTTEAMDNVAIMAAEEVVSVLKNNLPESPLNIPAMDPQEFIKAKPYITLVTKLGNFMAKWKGHHRIKSIEVEYAGEVNNYSHKPMTLSLVKSVLEPILDDRINLVNAMHIAEERGINVTESQTQHKGELNNIITVKLNTNKGKYSLAGTYLPIGFRVIEINGLRIDLDLSGEFIIVTYQDKPGVIGKIGTSLGEENINIANMQVGRQTAGGEAVMLMQIDSKPSPETMKKIKNHLDDLNTNVKDLSYIEM, from the coding sequence GTGTATAAGGTTTTAGTCAGTGATAATATTTCTCAAAAAGGAATTGATATTTTAGAAGAAGCTGGAATGGAAGTTGATTTTAAGCCTGAACAAAGTAGAAATGATTTTTTAGAAAATATTGCAGAATATGATGGAATTATTGTCCGCAGTATGACCCAACTTGATAAGGAAGCTTTGTCAAAAGCAAAAAGTTTAAAAGTTATTGGAAGAGCTGGTACTGGTTATGACAATATTGATCTTGATGAAGCAACCAAAAAAGGAATTTTTGTTTTCAATACTCCAACTGGAAACACTATCTCTGCTGTAGAACATACTTTAGGTCTCATGTTAGCTCTTGCCCGTAATATACCACAAGCAAACCAGGCATTACATAATGATATCTGGGATAGAAAAAAATATCAAGGTGTAGAAATCAAAGGCAAAACATTAGGTATTATAGGCTTAGGTCGTATCGGAAGTAGGGTTGCCAAAAGGGCTCAAAGTTTTGGTATGAATGTTATAGCTAATGATCCTTATCTTGCTCCTGAAAAAGCTGAAAATATTAATGTACCTTTAAAATCATTTGAAGAGGTTATTAAACAATCAGATTATATTAGTCTGCATACTCCATTAACAGACGAAACCTATCACATTTTAAGCCATAAAGAGTTTGCAATGATGAATCCGAGCACCAGAGTAATCAACTGTGCTCGCGGACAAAATATTGATACTGAAGCTTTGGCACAAGCTATAAAAAATAATAAAATCGCTGGAGCAGCAATTGATGTACATGAAGAAGAACCGGTAAAAGCAAGCAATAATCCTTTATTAAAATATCCTGACCAAGTAATTATGACCTGCCATCTTGGTGGTACTACTACTGAAGCTATGGATAATGTTGCCATTATGGCTGCAGAAGAAGTTGTATCTGTCTTAAAAAATAATTTACCTGAATCTCCTTTAAATATTCCTGCTATGGATCCTCAGGAATTTATTAAAGCCAAGCCATATATAACTTTAGTTACTAAATTGGGTAATTTTATGGCAAAATGGAAAGGGCATCATAGAATCAAAAGCATTGAAGTCGAATATGCTGGAGAGGTTAATAATTATAGTCATAAACCTATGACTTTAAGTCTGGTTAAATCAGTTTTAGAACCTATTCTTGATGATAGAATTAACTTAGTTAATGCCATGCATATTGCTGAAGAAAGAGGTATTAATGTTACAGAAAGCCAAACTCAACACAAAGGTGAACTTAACAATATAATAACAGTTAAATTAAACACTAATAAAGGTAAATATAGTCTAGCTGGAACTTACTTACCGATTGGGTTTAGAGTAATTGAAATTAATGGTTTAAGAATAGATTTAGACTTATCTGGAGAATTTATTATTGTTACCTACCAAGATAAACCAGGAGTAATAGGAAAAATTGGTACTTCACTTGGTGAAGAAAACATAAATATCGCTAATATGCAGGTTGGAAGGCAAACTGCAGGTGGAGAAGCAGTAATGTTAATGCAAATAGATTCTAAACCATCTCCAGAAACAATGAAAAAAATCAAAAATCATCTTGATGATTTAAATACAAATGTTAAAGATTTAAGTTATATTGAAATGTAA
- a CDS encoding pyridoxal-phosphate-dependent aminotransferase family protein: protein MHDKLFTPGPTEVRAELLKELANPQIHHRSPEFSLLYDDIQKNLKKLLYTEKPVLLFTSSSTGAMEAAVTNGVKKRCLNFVNGAFSERWHQITVKNGIKCDKVSVPWDKAIKPELVDEKLSSGKYDAITVVLNETSTGLMNPIAEIGEVVKKYEDVVFLVDAVSGMAGTKIEVDEWGIDMCLAGVQKAFALPAGLTVASVSDKLLKRAEEVENNSYYFNLPLLYKYHKRSQTRTTPAIPQLYALRKQLNDIVDNEGVEARFSRHQEMAEYVQNWALKYFDIYAEEGYWSNTVTCIENTRGIDVQGLINTLVDKYQIRIANGYGDLKNKAFRIGHMGDLNLSDMKGLIAIIEDILDI from the coding sequence ATGCATGACAAACTATTTACTCCTGGACCAACTGAAGTAAGGGCTGAATTATTAAAAGAATTAGCTAATCCTCAAATTCATCATCGTAGTCCAGAATTTTCTCTTTTATATGATGATATACAAAAAAATCTAAAAAAATTACTCTACACAGAAAAGCCAGTACTTTTATTTACTTCTTCTTCTACTGGGGCAATGGAAGCTGCAGTGACTAATGGGGTGAAAAAACGTTGTTTAAATTTTGTGAACGGAGCATTTTCAGAACGCTGGCATCAAATTACAGTTAAAAATGGTATAAAGTGTGATAAAGTTTCAGTTCCCTGGGATAAAGCTATTAAACCGGAATTAGTTGATGAAAAACTTTCTAGCGGAAAGTATGATGCAATTACTGTAGTTTTAAATGAGACTTCAACTGGCCTAATGAATCCAATTGCTGAAATTGGTGAAGTAGTAAAAAAATATGAAGATGTAGTATTTTTAGTAGATGCTGTATCAGGTATGGCAGGTACAAAGATTGAAGTTGATGAATGGGGAATAGACATGTGTTTAGCTGGAGTACAGAAAGCTTTTGCTTTACCAGCAGGATTAACAGTTGCTTCAGTTAGTGACAAATTATTAAAAAGAGCTGAAGAAGTAGAAAATAACAGCTATTACTTTAATTTACCTTTGCTCTATAAATATCATAAAAGATCACAAACAAGAACAACTCCTGCAATACCTCAGCTATATGCTTTAAGAAAACAGCTTAATGATATAGTTGACAATGAAGGTGTAGAAGCGAGATTTTCCAGACATCAAGAAATGGCTGAATATGTACAAAACTGGGCACTAAAATATTTTGATATATATGCTGAGGAAGGGTATTGGTCTAATACAGTTACATGTATTGAAAATACCAGAGGGATTGATGTACAAGGTTTAATTAACACTCTTGTAGACAAGTATCAAATTAGAATAGCAAATGGTTATGGAGATCTTAAAAATAAAGCTTTTAGAATTGGCCATATGGGAGACTTAAATTTAAGTGATATGAAAGGATTAATTGCTATAATAGAAGATATTTTAGACATATAG
- a CDS encoding D-alanyl-D-alanine carboxypeptidase family protein, with amino-acid sequence MNKKHIVFILIFTMVFSLAGTYVSAFDVDMESAILMEAETGQVLFSKNADRKLPPASMTKIMPLLIAMEKLEEGAISLDDKVTISRYAASMGGSQIFLAANTQVELEKLLKAVTIASGNDASVAIGEYIAGTYSNFIAMMNRRAEELGMENTNFSNSTGLPDPDNYSTARDIAIMSRELAKYPLVLQWGSIWTENIQLPGREAMLVNTNRLINVYPSMDGLKTGHTREAGFCLSATAQKGDTRLISVVMQGDTLEQREDTTIRLLDYGFNAFSKREVATEGDQIQNIPVSQSANQVAAGEIEESFYVMVQKGSERDITQEIEIEENLEAPLLKGDRIGRLIIYRGEEEIGSVNILASEDIDRANIFVRMWRSVFN; translated from the coding sequence ATGAACAAAAAGCATATAGTATTTATATTAATATTCACAATGGTTTTTTCATTAGCCGGGACATATGTTTCTGCTTTTGATGTTGATATGGAATCAGCTATTTTAATGGAAGCGGAAACTGGTCAAGTTTTGTTTTCAAAAAATGCTGATCGTAAACTTCCACCAGCTAGTATGACAAAAATAATGCCACTTTTAATTGCAATGGAGAAATTAGAAGAAGGTGCGATTTCTCTAGATGATAAAGTAACAATTAGTAGATATGCAGCATCTATGGGAGGCTCTCAAATATTTTTAGCTGCTAATACACAGGTTGAGTTGGAAAAATTACTTAAAGCTGTAACTATTGCTTCTGGAAATGATGCAAGTGTAGCAATTGGAGAATATATTGCCGGTACTTATAGTAATTTTATTGCTATGATGAACCGAAGAGCTGAGGAATTAGGTATGGAAAATACTAATTTTTCTAATTCAACTGGTTTACCAGATCCTGATAATTATTCGACCGCTAGAGATATTGCAATTATGTCCAGAGAATTAGCTAAATATCCTTTAGTATTGCAGTGGGGATCAATCTGGACTGAGAATATTCAGTTGCCTGGACGGGAAGCAATGCTCGTTAATACAAATAGATTGATAAATGTATACCCAAGTATGGATGGTTTGAAAACCGGTCACACCCGAGAAGCAGGATTTTGTTTATCTGCAACAGCTCAAAAAGGTGATACTAGATTAATATCAGTGGTTATGCAGGGAGATACATTAGAGCAAAGAGAAGATACTACAATTAGGCTGTTAGATTATGGTTTTAATGCATTTTCGAAAAGAGAGGTTGCTACTGAAGGAGATCAAATCCAAAATATTCCTGTAAGTCAATCAGCAAATCAAGTAGCTGCTGGAGAAATAGAAGAATCTTTTTATGTGATGGTTCAAAAAGGTTCAGAAAGAGATATTACTCAAGAAATTGAAATAGAAGAAAACTTAGAGGCTCCTTTATTAAAAGGTGATAGGATTGGAAGATTAATAATTTACAGAGGAGAAGAAGAAATTGGTTCAGTAAATATATTGGCTTCTGAGGATATAGATAGAGCTAATATCTTTGTTAGAATGTGGAGATCAGTATTTAATTAA
- the mazG gene encoding nucleoside triphosphate pyrophosphohydrolase, translating to MSKSNIDSKTKNKILSELDKLIEVMALLRGPDGCPWDKKQDYYSIKENIIEEAYEVVEALEKKDIKAFKEELGDLLLQVIFEAQMAYEEGDFDLGDVSKTLREKLIRRHPHVFEEVEVSGSEEVLHNWEEIKKEEKKDITKSLMDNSSQGQSALNQAYEVQKIAAKVGFDWDNLEPVIKKIEEELNESKEIIYAEKNKQKSLESKQKLESEIGDLLFAVVNLARFEKINPELALLKTVLKFKTRFKYIEESVEANNLSFDNYSLNELDEFWQEAKEKENQI from the coding sequence ATGAGCAAATCTAACATTGATAGCAAAACTAAAAATAAAATATTAAGTGAATTAGATAAATTAATTGAAGTAATGGCTTTATTAAGAGGTCCAGATGGATGTCCCTGGGATAAAAAGCAGGATTATTACTCAATTAAAGAGAATATAATAGAAGAGGCATATGAAGTTGTAGAAGCTTTAGAAAAAAAAGATATTAAAGCTTTTAAAGAAGAATTAGGTGATCTATTATTACAGGTTATTTTTGAGGCCCAGATGGCTTATGAAGAAGGTGATTTTGATTTAGGTGATGTAAGTAAAACTCTCAGGGAAAAATTGATCCGCAGACATCCTCATGTATTTGAAGAAGTTGAAGTAAGTGGTTCTGAAGAAGTTCTTCATAATTGGGAAGAGATAAAAAAAGAAGAAAAAAAAGATATTACTAAATCTTTAATGGATAATTCAAGTCAGGGACAATCTGCTTTAAATCAAGCTTATGAAGTCCAAAAAATTGCAGCTAAAGTAGGTTTTGATTGGGATAATTTAGAACCAGTTATAAAGAAAATAGAGGAAGAATTAAATGAAAGCAAAGAAATTATATATGCAGAAAAAAATAAGCAAAAATCTTTGGAAAGCAAACAGAAACTAGAATCGGAAATAGGGGATTTGTTATTTGCAGTAGTAAATTTGGCTCGTTTTGAAAAAATCAATCCTGAATTAGCGTTACTTAAGACTGTTTTAAAATTTAAAACAAGATTTAAATATATTGAAGAATCAGTTGAAGCCAATAATTTAAGTTTTGATAATTATAGTTTAAACGAATTGGATGAATTTTGGCAGGAAGCAAAAGAAAAAGAAAATCAAATTTAA